Within the Enterococcus hirae ATCC 9790 genome, the region AAGTAGAGCTGACTCAGATTCATCTTTATCCTAAAAATGCTGGGTATTTTCGACAACCGTATTTTTACAAATATGGCAAAGAAGAAGACAGTGAGCAGACCGAACCTCTCGAAGGTGTGATTTTTTCCCTGTTTCGTTATAACGAAGCTGGGGAAAAAATCTATTTAGCACAAAATCAGGAGGCGTTAGGGGATGTGTGGAAACAAAGTGATGATCCCTTAAATGATGAAGCAATCGCAACCTTCATCTCTGATGCTGCAGGGCGTGTCAAGATAGCAGACCATTTTTTGATCGGTGGTGAATACTATTTTGAAGAATTGCAAACTCTTCCGGGGTATGAGATCAGTGAAGAAAATCGGCAGATTCCATTATTTATCCCAAATACTTGGAAAAATGAATCAGGTGAGTTTTTATTCATGACCCTTAATGAACAAAAAATGTCGGAACCTTTTTCTGATGAACAGGACGAATCGGTAGAGAAAGGACCTAGAATCTATAATATTTCACGAGCAGGAGAGTCTCAAAAGGACGATGATCTGCCAACAGATGATGGGAGTGGACAAGGAGGGACAGCGACAGGGACGGAACAGCTATTTAATCGTCTGTTACCACGTACTGCAGAAATGAGACAAGCGCTAGCTATTTTAGGCATTGCGTTGTTATTACTGGCTTACTTGTTAAGGAAGTACATGAACAAAACTAGGAGGGAAGAAGATGACTGAAAGTAAAAAGAATAAATTCAGGATATTCGTGATGCTTGCTACGTTGTTGTTTTCGGCATTCAGTCTTTTAGGAATGAGTCTTCCAGTAGCAGCAGCCCCAGAGCATGTGAATGTCACGCTTCATAAACGTGTTTGGCAGGATGAGATCCCGAAAGAAGCTTATCAACAAAATACTGGTGAACTAATGGAAAACTTTGGCGGTGATCCGTTAGACGGAGTGACATTTTCTGTCTATGATGTCACAGAACAATATTTTCGTTCTATCAGAGAGGATGGGAAAACAGCACGAGAAGCCTTGGAAAGAATCCAGTCTGATGCGGCTCTATATAAAAGAGCCCCTGATTATGCCAGTGGCCCTTCGCAGACTCAAGTGACAGCAACAGCAAGTGGCGAGACCGATCCAAACAGACAGGGGATTGCGGTCTTTGACCAATTACCTCGAAAAGATGCCCAAGGTAGAGATGCTGTTTATCTCTTTGTCGAAGAAGAATCACCAGCGAATATATATGAAATGGCATACCCACTACTTTTGGCTTTGCCAGTCTATGCTGGTGATGGAGAACTAACAGAGATCCACCTCTATCCTAAAAATATTTTGAAAGAACATTCGAAAACTTTAGTAGATAGCGGTCGGTTTAATGAAGTAACAATCACTCAAGAGGGGAATCAAGTAACCTACTATGATGTTGGAACAGATGACATCTTAAATTATCTGTTGACGGTTGCTGTTCCCCGTGACTTAGGTAACAAAGCATTTTTCGAAATCACGGATACACCAACTAATGGGTTGCGACTAACGACCCCTGATTCAATCGAAGTATTGATTGATGGTGTAGCGGTACCTAGTAGTTATTTTACGATTGATACAGCTACTCCGAATGGTGGGTTTACGATTACTTTCCACATTGACAATGAGGAAGTGGTTGAATTATTACAAGGAAAAACGCTCACGATTTCTTATGACATGTCGCTCACGGGTGATGCAATCACTCAACTATCTGATAATACCGCCACAATCGATTTTGGCTCGGATCCTACGATCTTAGATGGACCAAAAGTCAAGACGAATGAGCATCAATTTAGAAAGATCAATAGTCATGATGGTAATCCATTAAGTGGGGCGGTCTTTCGGATTTTTAAAGATTCTGATGGTCAAGTATTGTACGCACGTCTGAATGAAGAGAATGTCTTGATTGGTTGGGATGATGTCGGGACAGAAATAACCTCAGGACCAGATGGCTATTTTGATATTCGGGGCTTTAAAGCGGGAACCTACACGTTGGAAGAGGTGACGGCTCCAAGTGGTTACGTCATTTTAGATCCTTATACCACTTTTGAAATTGATTCAACTGCTTCAGAGACACTTTTAGTCACGATTGAAAACCAACCTCAAGGGCTTTTACCGGAAACCGGTGGTATGGGTATCTATATTTTCCTGCTGATCGGGGGACTGATTCTCTTAGCAGCTTATGTGGTGTACCGACAAACGAAAAAAAGCCAATGTAAACAGGTTTTGAAGGAGGGAATATCCAATGTCCCAAAAACAGCGACCAAAAAAGTGGCTTCGGATCGTGATGTATCTCCTTTTTTTAACAGGTGGGTTAATTGCGAGTTATCCTTTTTATGTCAATGCCTTCAACCAACTCGTTGATCATTATCGCATCAATGAGTCTCAAAAAACAAAAGCAGAACAGCAACAGGCACGAGAAAGAGCCAAAAAGTATAATCAAGAACTAGCAGAAAGAGGCATGGGAGCGATCACGCTCCCAACCTATACTGGTCGGAAAGAAGCGGACCTCGCTAATTATTTAGCGAATCACTTGATTGGTTCGATCCAAATCCCTAAGATTAGGGTCAGTGTTCCGTTGTTTGACCATGCAAGCCCGACGATTCTCCAATATGGTGCTGGTGTTTTGGAAGGGACGTCCTACCCTACTGGTGGTAAAAATAACCATAGTGTGATCTCAGCCCATAGTGGGATTCCTGAAAGAAAACTTTTTACGGATCTTGATCAACTGGAGTTGGAAGATATTTTCATTATCACCTATGCAGAAGAAAAGTTGGCCTATGAAGTGAATGACATCACTATTGTGTCACCTGATGATGTTAGCTCTCTAAAAATTTATCCAGAGGAAGATCTCGTGACTTTAGTTACCTGTACACCGTATATGATCAATTCCCATCGATTATTAGTCAGAGGACATCGAGTGCCTTATACAGAAGAACTAGCCCAAAAAGAAGCCGACGCAGAACAAAGACAATGGTGGCTCAATCTCATGATCTTACTCATTTTATTGCTCTTTGTAGGAAGTCTATCCCTGTTCATTCTGCGAGTCATACGTGAAAAACCAATAGAATAGAAAAAGAGATGCTTGTTTACTTGCAGAAACCCAAAATGATAAAAAGTCCATAACCATAGAAAGCTTAGTGAAAACTTTCTAGTTATGGGCTTGTTTATATTCGTCAATTAACAAAACTGTCCAAAAAACATTGATGAGCCATAAAGAAGCGAATGGAGTAATTGAACAAAGCCAATTATTTCAACATTTTTTCTTCTCCACACAATACAAAATCGGTGGATTGTTTTTTTGATTAATAAATTGATAGTTTAAAACATTATACTGATCTTGAGGGAGCCTTTGACAAAACTGTTGTACCATATCCAGTTCTGATTTCCCACCTTCATGACCATAGTAGACGACGATAATCATGCGTCCTCGAGGGGCTAAACGTTTCAGTATCTCTTCCATTGCGATTTTCGTTGTTTCAGGTAAAGTGATGATTGCTTTATCACTCTTAGGAAGATAACCTAGATTGAAAATCCCTGCTTTGATTGGTTGCTCTGGAGCCACAACATTCCCCAGTGTCTCATGACCTTGTAAATAAAGAGAGACTCGATCGGTCAATGCTTGTTCAGCGAGTTTTTCTTTCGTGGATTGCAAGGCAGCAGGTTGGATATCAAAACTGTAAACATGTCCGGTCTTCCCGACCAATTCAGCCATAAAAAGCGTATCGTAGCCATTACCCATGGTGGCATCAATAGCATGGTCACCTGGTTGCAGGATTTCTGTTAATAACGTATGGCTAAAGTGTAAAGCAGTTTGTAACATTAGCAACGCACTCCTTTACGAACATCAAATTTTCCTTGATAACTATTGCGACGAACCAATTCTTCATCTATCGCATTCAAGACTTCCCACTTTTTCAAACTCCACATTGGTCCGATCAACGAATCCCAAGGGGCATCACCGGTAAGCCGATGGATAATGATTTCTTGAGGGATCATTTCCAATTGATCACAAATCACATTGACATAATCAGGACGGGTCATCAGTTGCAAACGACCTTCATGGTAATCACGAAGCATCCTTGTTTTGCGCATCAAGTGCATTAAGTGAAGCTTGATTCCTTGGATATCTGAATCAAGGATCGTACGTCGGACATTTTCACGCATCATTTCTAATGTTTCACCAGGTAAACCGTTGATTAAGTGAGTGCAGACACGAATGCCATGTTTTCGTAATTTATTCACACCATCAAGGTAAGTTTGGTAGTCATGTGCGCGATTGATCAGTGTAGAGGTTTCTTCAAAAGTCGTTTGTAATCCTAATTCGACCCACAGATAAAGCCGTTCATTTAGTTCTGCGAGATAATCCACGACCGCATCTGGTAAGCAGTCTGGGCGAGTACCAATCGACAACCCGACAACACCAGGAAGGTTGATCACTTGTTCAAAACGCTCGCGAATGATTTCTACAGGTGCATGAGTATTCGTGAAATTTTGGAAATAAACGATATATTGGGTTACCCCTGGCCATTTTTGATGCATCATATCGATTTCTTTATGGAACTGAATAGGTAATGGGTCTTCGGGAGCGACGATCATATCACCTGATCCAGAAACACTACAAAAAGTACAGCCCCCGTGAGCCACTGTACCATCACGATTGGGGCAGTCAAATCCTCCATCGATTGGCACTTTGAAAATTTTCCCGCCAAATTCATTTCTTAACGCATAATTCCATGAGTGGTAGCGTTTATTTCCATCTGAATATGTAAATTCCATTGTTATCCTTCTTTCTTAATGGTGCTAAATTCATCACTTTCTTCTACTCGTATTGAACGATTCAGATCATTATACCTGATGAATGACGCAAAATCTAAGCACTTTATAACGAGAATCGTTCTTAGAATCAAGTAAAGAGACAGATTAACTAATCATCAAAGAAAAAAGTTAACTGTCTCTCCACAATTTTTTATTGATTTGGATGATTTGTAACAAAAGTTCTCACTAAAAAATACTTGTGTGAGATCAAGACGTTTTCTGCGTGTTTAGCCATTTTTCTTTTTGGGTTCGATAAATTGGATACGTGAAGCATAACCACGAGAGGCTAAGTAAAAAGCCACCTAGAATATCACTTGGAAAATGAACGCCTAAATAAATACGGCTAATCCCAACACTTACTATAATAAACGCTAGAAGTATTTGAATCAATGGACGAAAGACCTTTTTTTGAATAATGACAGGAATTAGAAAAATCAGTGTACCATATAAAATCATACTACCAGCTGCATGACCACTAGGAAAACTGTAACTGTGCTCTACCACAAGGTGTTCAAGGGTTGGGCGAACGCGCATCACGAATAGTTTGATCACAGGATTGATGATCCCAGCAATGGCAATAAAATTAACCGCTAACCAAATCATTTCAGGTCTTTTTTTCTTCCACCATAACAAAAATGAAACCAGCAAGAAGACTAAGATGACCGTGAGTGGATTGCCAAATTTTGTCATAAACAGCTGATAAGCATTCCAATGGGGGTAGGGAGCGCGGATCATTTCTGTTATTGATTGATCAAATCCCGCCAGTAAAGAAATACGGTATTTGACAATGTAGCCTAAGACTAAAAAGAGCAGTAAAAAACAAGCTCCAGCTACATGAAAAGTTGTACGTTGCTTCATAAATATCCTCCTTTTCAACAATGACTCATTATAGCATTATTCGCTCTATAAATAATATCCATAATTATTTATAGAATCGAGCACTTAATCAAAAAATAAAAAAGGTATTTTATTTGTAAATCACTTTGTAATCTCCTAGACATTTTCAAGTAATATAACTGACATACTTTGACTGGGAAAGTTTAAATCGATTATTTGTTAAAAGTCGTTAAAATCAAGCGGGGAAAGGTGCTATTTTTTTCTCAGTGTTGAACATTACGAAAGGTTACAGTCTGATTACAATAAGCAGTCACACACTTAAATAACTTTTAATAAAGATTAAGAGAAGTTATAATTATTATAATAGTATAGAAATTGTAGATAGAAGTTGGAGGATAGAAGATGGAAAACATTGCAAGAAAAGAACGTAGACGTTTAAATGAAACCAAACGTTTTCGTAAAGTAAAACGTAGTGCTGCACTTGTCGGTACGGCGATGGTCGGCTGTTCTGTGGCAGCGCCATTGATTCAGCCTGTACAAGTAGATGCTGATCAAACCCCCACACAATTCGGTGCCAGAATCAATACAGCAGCGTTTATTGCTGAGATTGCTACGTATGCACAACCAATTGCTCAAGCCAACGATTTATATGCCTCAGTCATGATTGCTCAAGCAGTCGTCGAAAGTGGTTGGGGAAGTAGTGCCTTGTCACAAGCACCTTACTATAATCTATTTGGGATTAAAGGAAGTTATCAAGGTCAAACTGTTTATATGGATACACTCGAATATCTTAACAATAAATGGGTATCTAAAAAAGAACCTTTCCGTCAGTACCCTTCTTTTGCAGAGTCATTTAATGACAATGCCTATGTTTTAAGAAATACCTCTTTTGGTAATGGCTATTATTATGCAGGTACTTGGAAAAGCAATACTAAATCTTATACTGATGCTACTGCTTGTTTGACAGGTCGTTATGCAACTGATCCAGGGTATGCTGGAAAACTAAACAATATTATTACAACCTATGGATTGACCAAATACGATACACCAGCTAGCGGCAACGCTGGAGGCGGTGTAACGATTGGAAATGGCGGGAATACGGGAAATACATCCAATTCTGGAAGTACTAGTGGGAACTCAGGCGGTTCTGCAACTACGACTGGTACGACTTATACCGTCAAATCAGGAGACTCCGTTTGGGGAATCTCTCATTCATTTGGAATCACGATGGCGCAGTTAATCGAATGGAATAATATCAAAAATAATTTTATCTATCCAGGACAAAAATTAACGATCAAAGGTGGCCAATCTGCAGGTTCTTCAACCACTAACACTGGTAATAATGCTTCTTCTGGAAATACTTCTGGCAACACGAATACGTCTGGCAGTACGGGACAAGCAACTGGTGCAAAATATACGGTTAAATCAGGCGATTCTGTTTGGAAAATTGCGAATGATCATGGGATTTCGATGAACCAACTGATCGAATGGAATAACATCAAGAATAACTTTGTTTATCCAGGTCAACAGTTGGTTGTTTCAAAAGGTAGTTCTTCAGCAAGCGGTTCTACTTCTAATACATCGACAGGTAATACATCTAGTAATACGGCAAATACAGGAAGTACTACTTCTGGAAGTACTTATACTGTCAAAGCAGGCGAATCGGTTTGGAGTGTTTCGAATAAATTTGGAATTTCCATGAACCAACTGATTCAATGGAACAATATTAAAAATAATTTTATTTACCCAGGGCAAAAATTGATTGTCAAAGGTGGTTCATCTTCAAGTAATGCGTCCACTTCGACAGCTAATAACAAGAACACCGCATCAAGCAATACCAGCTCAACTGCGACAGGGCAAGCGACTTATACTGTCAAGGCAGGCGAATCAGTATGGGGTGTTGCAAATAAAAATGGGATTTCCATGAACCAGTTGATTGAATGGAACAATATTAAGAATAACTTCATTTATCCAGGACAGAAATTGATCGTCAAAGGTGGAAGCAGTAAAGCAAGCGCAACAGCAACAATCAAACCAACAGCTTCAACGCCAGCTTCTACAACTCCAACGGCTTCTTCAACGGGTGATACGAAGTATACTGTCAAAGCAGGCGAATCGGTGTGGGGCGTTGCCAATAAACACCATATTACGATGGATCAGTTGATTGAATGGAACAACATCAAAAACAATTTTATTTATCCAGGACAAGAAGTCATCGTTAAAAAAGGCACTGCACAATCAACGCCAGCGAAATCAGATGAAAAAACCTATACCGTCAAAGCAGGCGAATCAGTATGGGGCGTTGCCGATAGTCATGGAATCACCATGAATCAATTGATCGAATGGAATAATATCAAGAATAACTTTATTTATCCGGGACAACAGTTGATCGTCAAAAAATAAGTAATGACACATGGCAGGAAATCAGTAAATGTGTGAAATAATATTTGAACTTGTAGCATTTATTTGTTACTATGAATCTACACTTTTGAGTAAATAAAAATCAACGCCTGAAAAGGAAGTAGTAAAAAGTCGAAAGTTTTAGAGAGCACATGGTTGGTGGAAATGTGTACGGACGCTTTTGAACTCGCCTTTGAGTTGCGCCTACTGAAATCACAAACAGAGTAAGTAGGAGCGGTGACGACCGTTACAACGTTTGAGGCCTTTGTGAAAAGGCAAAATTAGGTGGTACCACGTAGATTACGTCCTATAAAAAGAGCAATCTTTTTATAGGACTTTTTTGTTTTCTTCAGATGAAAAAAACAAAAAGGTGAGGCTAGACTTCACTAAACTTCGACAGATTGATGTGGAAGTACAAATAGATCAGGGGGATAGAAAATGAGTTATAACCATAAAGAAATCGAAAAGAAATGGCAAAAATACTGGGCAAAAAACAATACCTTCAATACCCATGATGATCCTGAAAAACCAAAGTTCTATGCGATGGATATGTTTCCATACCCATCAGGTCAAGGATTGCATGTTGGACATCCGGAAGGCTATACAGCAACAGATATCTTATCTCGTTTTAAACGCAGTCAAGGATTCAATGTCTTGCATCCGATGGGATGGGATGCGTTCGGACTACCAGCCGAACAGTACGCATTAGATACAGGAAATGATCCAGCTGAATTTACACAAAAAAACATTGAAACATTTCGTCGTCAAATCAATTCTTTAGGGTTTAGTTATGACTGGAATCGTGAAGTCAACACAACTGATCCAGAATATTACAAATGGACACAATGGATCTTTACAAAATTATACGAAAAAGGTTTGGCATATGAAGCAGAAGTAGCAGTTAACTGGGTACCTGAACTTGGTACGGTGATCTCTAATGAAGAAGTGATCGATGGAAAAAGTGAACGTGGCGGCTACGATGTCGTCCGCAAACCAATGCGTCAGTGGATGCTGAAGATCACTGCATACGCAGATCGTTTACTTGATGATCTTGATTTAGTAGATTGGCCAGATAGCATCAAAGAAATGCAACGCAACTGGATCGGTCGTTCAGTAGGAGCAAATGTTGAATTTAAAGTTGCTGGAACAGATAAAACGTACACGATTTTTACCACACGACCAGATACACTGTTTGGCGCAACGTACTCTGTTTTAGCTCCTGAATTAGACTTGGTGCAAGAAATCACGACGCCAGAACAAAAAGCAGCAGTTGAAGCATACATCGAAGAGACAGCTAAAAAATCAGATTTGAAACGTACAGATCTAGCAAAAGAAAAAACGGGTGTCTTTACTGGAGCTTATGCAATCAATCCAGTTAATGGAAAAGAGATCCCGATCTGGATCGCTGACTATGTGTTAGCTTCTTATGGTACTGGAGCAATCATGGCTGTACCTGCTCACGATGAACGTGATTATGAATTTGCAAAAACCTTTGATTTAGAAATTCTTCCCGTGATCGAAGGAGGAAATATTGAAGAGGCTGCTTATACGGAAGATGGTCCTCATATCAACTCTGAATTTTTGAATGGCATGAATAAAGCAGAAGCCATTGCTAAAATGAATGAATGGTTAGAAGAAAATAGTTGTGGGAAAAAAGAGGTCAGCTATCGTTTACGTGACTGGTTATTCTCACGTCAACGTTACTGGGGGGAACCAATTCCGATCATTCATTGGGAAGATGGTACAGTCACAGCTTTACCAGAAGAAGAGCTGCCATTACGTTTGCCTAAAACGACTAATATCAAACCAAGTGGAACAGGAGAATCGCCACTGGCTAACATCGAAGAATGGGTGAATGTTGTCGATCCTGTGACTGGCAAAAAAGGTCGCCGTGAAACCAATACGATGCCACAATGGGCTGGAAGTTCTTGGTATTATTTACGTTATATCGATCCACATAATAAAACAGAATTAGCGAACTATGAGAAATTAGAACGCTGGTTGCCAGTAGACATCTACATTGGGGGAGCAGAACATGCCGTTCTTCACTTGCTGTACGCTCGTTTCTGGCACAAATTCTTATATGATATCGGTGTTGTACCTACAAAGGAACCATTCCAAAAATTATACAACCAAGGAATGATCTTGGGAGAAAACAACGAAAAAATGTCTAAATCACGTGGCAATGTCGTTAATCCAGATGATGTCGTGGCCAAATATGGCGCAGATACATTACGATTATATGAAATGTTTATGGGACCATTAGACGCATCGATTGCTTGGAGTGAAAATGGACTAGAAGGAAGCCGCAAATTCTTAGATCGTGTTTGGCGTTTGATCGTGGATGAAAACAATAAGATGCGTGATCGAATCACCACTTTAAATGATGGGAAATTAGATAAAGTGTATCATCAAACCGTCAAAAAAGTTACGGAAGATTACGAAAATCTTCACTTCAATACAGCCATCTCTCAATTAATGGTGTTTGTCAATGAAGCGTATAAAGTGGATGCACTACCTTATGAATATATCGAAGGATTTGTTCAATTGTTGGCACCGATCGCACCACACATGGGTGAAGAACTATGGGCAATCTTAGGAAATGAGGAAGGGATTTCTTATGCAGCTTGGCCAACTTATGATGAGTCAGCTTTAGTCGAAGATGAAATCGAAGTTGTCTTCCAAATCAATGGTAAGGTCCGAGGAAAAGCTAATGTTTCACGTGACTTACCAAAAGATGAACTTGAAAAAATAGCGATGAACAATGAAACGATCAAAGAAAACATTGCTGGCAAAACTGTTCGTAAAGTGATCGTTGTACCAAATAAATTAGTAAATATCGTGGCTAATTAAAAGCAGGAACAAGTGAATTATAAGAGATTGTTGAAGGAGCTTTCGATGAAACCCAGAGCCACTTTCAGAATGAAGAACAGATCATTAAAAACAATTTTGGCTGTTTCAGTATTTTAAGATGTTTTATAAGTCGCAATCAGTTCAGCAAGTTTATAACTGAATAAACAAAAAAGAGATTATGACAAAAGTGTCTAGCTCTGAGAAATAAGCCGGAAAAGAGGTTGAGCCATGTGTTGGCTCAACCTCTTTCTTCGGCTTATTTTCCGTTAGAGCTTGAAACACCGTGGATAAGATCGTGAAAGAGGCGGATAGCTCCGAGCAGATGCTTAAATACTATTTATTTGTCTTGGGTCGCTTCCTCTCAAACTCTTTTATAGAAAAATAAAGTGAAGAGAAACTAAAACAAAGAAAATATCAATTGAAGAGTTAGAAACATTCACCGAGTGGAAGTTTGCTGACGTTTTTTTTTGTGAATGACTATCCAAGATGAACAGTTATTTTTTGTTAGTTACAGAAGTGAAAAAAACAAAAAGTGTTTTATTAAAATTGCTTATGTCTCACAATATTTGCATCGTGATAACTTTTGAACGTAAACAAATGACACATTTTTTTAAAACATTGTTATTTTTATTTAGTTGGCATGTTTTCTTTTTTTTAATACCAAGCTATAGTATTACGCTATTTTGTTTTTTTTATTTTAGAAAAATGACAGGCCGATGAAACAACCACAAATCTGTTAAAAATTACCATTCTATCGGTAAAAAAAGGTTTTGTTCTAAGTGGATAATCGTAGATAATTTTAGTGTAGGTGTTTCATATGTTTTTGGAGGTGAGTATACGTAAGATTAAAATGAAAAATTTTTCTTTACATAGTGATTTTTGTTATGTTAATAGTCAAATAAACTATCATCTCATGAGCAAAAAAGTAACCTTTTACAAATATTAGGAACGTTCACACTAGGAATGTTCATAAGAAATAATAAAAATTTTGTTTATTTAATCTTTCCTTTTAGAGAATTTGAGCAAGGAAAAAGAGTGAGTGTATTAGTAAGAGAGGAGGACAGAAAATTTGAAAAGCAAGCATTTGCGAACGATAACAACCTCTTTGTTGTTGTTCCAAAATTGTCTTTATCCATTAACCGTTTTTGCTGAGGAAGCACCACCAGAACTAGATACGGAGTTTGTACAGGATTTACAAAATCAAGGGGAACAACCAGTGATGCAAGAACCTGTTTCACCTGAAACAGCTGCAAACGACTCAACAGAAGAGTCAATCGAGGTAGAAGAGCCAGTAGAAGAAAATACAGAGGAAATCGTAGAAGAAGCACCTGTAGTTGAGGAAGTACCGATCGTTGAAGAACAAGAAGCGGAAGAAGTACCAACTGAAACACCAACTGAACAGCCAACTGAAGTAACGGAACCTGTGATTCCATGGGAAGATCCTGTACCACCAGTCCTTCGACAAAGTGCTGAGTTAAGGAAGAATAGTTTACCAAACCTAGATAAATATCGACCTGATCTGATAGCAAATGGGAAAAAAAGTTATATTGAGAAAACGTTAGCGACACAGATTAATCGCACTATTATGTTGGGAGCTGCCGTTGGTTCGAAGACTTCCTTTACTGTGAATGTGCCTACCTATGAGAAGGTCACTCAAGATAAAGATCATGGTTGGATTTCTTGGATAGCAAGTAATCTAACCACAACGGATGATTATCCATACGATACGATGTATTATGGGAATCATTCATCTTACCGCGGAACGTATACGTTAACGATTCCATCTGATCAAAGTGTCAATGGGTACCAAGTGACGGTTACGAAGCCGAGTATTTCTTCTTATGCCGCATCTTTTACCGTCACGATCACTAGGCTGGCATCGACCAGTGCAAAAGAAGATCGATTAGTACTTAACGGAGACGTGAAACTAGGGACGACGGCTGTAGCCTCCCAATACTCTGTTTTAGACTCGATCCCGATCGAAGATGTTTCGTATGTCAATGCTTTGCTGGGAACGATTACAGTGAAGAAAGAGCAACCTGAATTTGAGATCAAAAATGAAGTGACCGTTGAAGCACAAAGAGGAAAAGAACTATCTACGAGCATCCTAAAATCGTGGTTTTCTACGATATCGGAGAATTCAGGGAATTATGACTATAGTCTGTCTTCCGGACCGGCAGAATGGGCACCTGGAGCAACTGGAAAAGCTACAGTTATTGTCAAAAATAAAACAACGAATAACACGCAAGAATTTACGACTAACTATACTGTTGTAGATACTACTGCACCAAAATACACAGTAATCAGGGATGCACCATTGGAGGCTAGACGAAAAGGGAGTCTCACTGATGAAGAACTAAGGAGTATATTTGAAAAACTAGAAGATAACTGGAGTAAACCGGAGGATCTCCAGATTGAGTTATTTGATTATAACGGTTCCAACGTTCCTTGGGAGATTGCTGGGACTCAACCAGATGTTGAAATTGTCAAGGTACGTGTGACCGACCAAGCAGGGAATGCTGCTACGGGAAGTGGTTATCGTATCCAAGTGGTTGATACTACGCCTCCTGATGGGAAACTAAAAGACAAAATCGTGATTGAACAAGGAATGGAACTGAAAGATTTAAGAGATTTACTAGAGGGTGATCCAACCGACAATTGGTCCTTGCCAGAAAAAATCAGTCTTTCGTTGG harbors:
- a CDS encoding muramidase-2 — translated: MENIARKERRRLNETKRFRKVKRSAALVGTAMVGCSVAAPLIQPVQVDADQTPTQFGARINTAAFIAEIATYAQPIAQANDLYASVMIAQAVVESGWGSSALSQAPYYNLFGIKGSYQGQTVYMDTLEYLNNKWVSKKEPFRQYPSFAESFNDNAYVLRNTSFGNGYYYAGTWKSNTKSYTDATACLTGRYATDPGYAGKLNNIITTYGLTKYDTPASGNAGGGVTIGNGGNTGNTSNSGSTSGNSGGSATTTGTTYTVKSGDSVWGISHSFGITMAQLIEWNNIKNNFIYPGQKLTIKGGQSAGSSTTNTGNNASSGNTSGNTNTSGSTGQATGAKYTVKSGDSVWKIANDHGISMNQLIEWNNIKNNFVYPGQQLVVSKGSSSASGSTSNTSTGNTSSNTANTGSTTSGSTYTVKAGESVWSVSNKFGISMNQLIQWNNIKNNFIYPGQKLIVKGGSSSSNASTSTANNKNTASSNTSSTATGQATYTVKAGESVWGVANKNGISMNQLIEWNNIKNNFIYPGQKLIVKGGSSKASATATIKPTASTPASTTPTASSTGDTKYTVKAGESVWGVANKHHITMDQLIEWNNIKNNFIYPGQEVIVKKGTAQSTPAKSDEKTYTVKAGESVWGVADSHGITMNQLIEWNNIKNNFIYPGQQLIVKK
- the leuS gene encoding leucine--tRNA ligase, translating into MSYNHKEIEKKWQKYWAKNNTFNTHDDPEKPKFYAMDMFPYPSGQGLHVGHPEGYTATDILSRFKRSQGFNVLHPMGWDAFGLPAEQYALDTGNDPAEFTQKNIETFRRQINSLGFSYDWNREVNTTDPEYYKWTQWIFTKLYEKGLAYEAEVAVNWVPELGTVISNEEVIDGKSERGGYDVVRKPMRQWMLKITAYADRLLDDLDLVDWPDSIKEMQRNWIGRSVGANVEFKVAGTDKTYTIFTTRPDTLFGATYSVLAPELDLVQEITTPEQKAAVEAYIEETAKKSDLKRTDLAKEKTGVFTGAYAINPVNGKEIPIWIADYVLASYGTGAIMAVPAHDERDYEFAKTFDLEILPVIEGGNIEEAAYTEDGPHINSEFLNGMNKAEAIAKMNEWLEENSCGKKEVSYRLRDWLFSRQRYWGEPIPIIHWEDGTVTALPEEELPLRLPKTTNIKPSGTGESPLANIEEWVNVVDPVTGKKGRRETNTMPQWAGSSWYYLRYIDPHNKTELANYEKLERWLPVDIYIGGAEHAVLHLLYARFWHKFLYDIGVVPTKEPFQKLYNQGMILGENNEKMSKSRGNVVNPDDVVAKYGADTLRLYEMFMGPLDASIAWSENGLEGSRKFLDRVWRLIVDENNKMRDRITTLNDGKLDKVYHQTVKKVTEDYENLHFNTAISQLMVFVNEAYKVDALPYEYIEGFVQLLAPIAPHMGEELWAILGNEEGISYAAWPTYDESALVEDEIEVVFQINGKVRGKANVSRDLPKDELEKIAMNNETIKENIAGKTVRKVIVVPNKLVNIVAN